AGTCCAGAATCGACGGGTTGGAGGACAGGAGCCGGGCCTCCCATCATATTCCCCGCAAGACTTCTGCTCGGGTCGAGAGGAAGGTGGTACGCCTTAGGTGGAAGCTGAAGCGGTTTGGCAGCCGGCAGCTGGTGCGGGATTATGCTCCGGGCTGCAGCCACGGTGCGTTTGACCGCATCTACCGGGAACAGGGGCTGCTACGCCGGCGCAA
This sequence is a window from candidate division WOR-3 bacterium. Protein-coding genes within it:
- a CDS encoding helix-turn-helix domain-containing protein, whose product is MPPIASYYYIVAKGKDQTVKYEIRHSMVLLALKEGIKPTARYYGVSRNTVRKWLRRYRESRIDGLEDRSRASHHIPRKTSARVERKVVRLRWKLKRFGSRQLVRDYAPGCSHGAFDRIYREQGLLRRR